TGGTGAGGGTCTGGATGATGAGGGCCCCCAGCACGCTGCCCACCAGCGTGAACCGGCCGCCATTGAGCGATGTTCCGCCCAGGACCACCGCGAGGATGGCATCCAGCTCGAAGAGCAGGCCCGCGTTGTTGCCGTCCGCGCTCTTGACGTTCGAGCTGATGATGAGCCCCGCGATTCCGGCGCACAGGCCACAGAAGGCGTAGGCCCAGAAGGTGATGGCGCGTGCCCGGACTCCCGCGAAGCGGGCGGCGACGGGATTGAGCCCGACCGCCTCGATGAAGAGTCCCAGCGCGGTCCGGCGCGTGAGTACCAGCAGGAACAGCAGCACGGCGCTCACGATGAAGAGCGAGAACGGCAGCCCCGCGAGGAACCCATTGCCGATGAAGAAGTAGGGGGTGTGGTAGATGGTGATGATCTGCCCGCCCGTGATGAGCTGGGCCACGCCGCGCCCCGCCACCAGGAGGATCAGCGTGGCGATGATGGGCTGCATGCCGAAGAAGGAGATGAGCGCGCCGTTCCACATTCCGAGTGCCATCGCCACGCCCAGGGCCGCGAGGATGACGAGCGGCATCGGATGGCCGGCCGCCTCCGGTGCTCCACCGCCCGGAGAGAGCTGACCGCCGATCAGCGTCGCCGCCACCGCTCCCGAGATGGCCACCACCGCGCCCACCGAGATGTCGATGCCATGGGTGGCGATCACCAGCGTCAGCCCCATGGCGACGATCATCAGGGGCGCGGCGCGGTTGAGGATGTCGATCAGGCTGCCATACAGATGGCCGTCCCGGACGGTGACGGAGAAGAAGTGCGCGTTGAAGGCCAGGTTGAACGAGAGCAACAGGGCCAGGGTGATCAGCGGCCAGAAGAGCCGTCCCCTGATCAGCGCTCGCAGGGACTCGGACGCCCGGGACGCCCCGGGGGACTTCGTGGCCGCGCTCATACCTGTCCCCCCGCGATGATCTTGAACACCATGCTCTCGTCCGCCTCGCCCGACTTGATTTCACTGACCTTGCGCCGGTCGCGCATGACCGCGATGCGGTCCGAGTAGCAGAGCACCTCCTCGATCTCCGACGAGATGAAGAGGATGGCCATTCCCTTGTCACACAGCTCCATCACCTTCCCCATGATCTCGTGCTTCGCCGCCACG
Above is a window of Cystobacter fuscus DNA encoding:
- a CDS encoding ABC transporter permease, translated to MSAATKSPGASRASESLRALIRGRLFWPLITLALLLSFNLAFNAHFFSVTVRDGHLYGSLIDILNRAAPLMIVAMGLTLVIATHGIDISVGAVVAISGAVAATLIGGQLSPGGGAPEAAGHPMPLVILAALGVAMALGMWNGALISFFGMQPIIATLILLVAGRGVAQLITGGQIITIYHTPYFFIGNGFLAGLPFSLFIVSAVLLFLLVLTRRTALGLFIEAVGLNPVAARFAGVRARAITFWAYAFCGLCAGIAGLIISSNVKSADGNNAGLLFELDAILAVVLGGTSLNGGRFTLVGSVLGALIIQTLTTTIYSVGVPPEVTLVVKAAVVFLVSILQSDRVRDRITSMGKLGEAL